A genomic window from Chelonoidis abingdonii isolate Lonesome George chromosome 26, CheloAbing_2.0, whole genome shotgun sequence includes:
- the ACKR5 gene encoding G-protein coupled receptor 182 yields the protein MAEVTTLPAETPDPFNEFGDYHNWTQLLQYLNYTFTFCDTHLDENIKRVMLFILYLVIFVVGLVENILVIWVNWHTWGNKNLVNLYILNMAIADLGVLLSLPIWMLEAMLDYTWLWGGFLCRFIHYFYFANMYSSIFFLSSLSVDRYVSLTTSSRFWQQHQHRARRLLCFGIWLFAALLPILEVAHTQLVNSIEPMCIFLAPFETYDEWALGISLATTIIGFLIPFSIIAVFNILTARYIKHSKPESRKHCLLIYAYIVVFLVCWLPYHVTLTLLTLDGSHFIYSCNVANFLYFFYDIIDCFSMFHCVANPILYNFLSKNFLSKLISAVVKYIPKDQINQKGGDHSSSSTQHSIVITKDNIPPN from the coding sequence ATGGCCGAGGTGACCACGCTCCCCGCTGAGACGCCGGATCCCTTTAACGAGTTCGGGGACTACCACAACTGGACCCAGCTGCTCCAATACCTGAACTACACCTTCACCTTCTGCGACACCCATCTGGACGAGAACATCAAGAGGGTGATGCTCTTCATCCTCTACTTGGTCATCTTCGTGGTGGGGCTGGTGGAAAACATCCTCGTCATCTGGGTCAACTGGCACACCTGGGGCAACAAAAACCTGGTCAATCTCTATATCCTTAACATGGCTATCGCCGACTTAGGGGTGCTGTTATCCCTGCCCATCTGGATGTTAGAGGCCATGCTCGACTACACCTGGCTCTGGGGCGGCTTCCTGTGCCGCTTCATCCACTACTTCTACTTCGCCAACATGTACAGCAGCATCTTCTTCCTCAGCAGCCTCAGCGTGGACCGCTACGTCTCCTTGACGACTTCATCCCGCTTCTGGCAGCAGCATCAGCACCGGGCACGCCGCCTCCTCTGCTTCGGCATCTGGCTCTTCGccgccctcctccccatcctggaGGTGGCCCACACACAGCTGGTGAACTCGATTGAGCCCATGTGCATCTTCCTGGCCCCCTTCGAGACCTATGATGAGTGGGCCCTGGGCATCAGCTTAGCCACCACCATCATTGGGTTCCTCATCCCGTTCTCCATCATCGCTGTCTTTAACATACTGACGGCCAGGTACATCAAGCACTCCAAGCCAGAAAGCAGGAAGCACTGCCTCCTGATCTACGCCTACATCGTCGTGTTCCTAGTATGCTGGCTGCCCTACCACGTCACATTGACCCTCCTGACCCTCGACGGCAGCCACTTCATTTACAGCTGCAACGTTGCCAACTTCCTCTACTTCTTCTATGACATCATCGACTGTTTCAGCATGTTCCATTGCGTGGCCAACCCCATCCTCTACAACTTCCTGAGCAAGAACTTCCTCAGCAAACTCATCTCGGCTGTGGTGAAGTACATCCCCAAAGACCAGATCAACCAGAAAGGCGGGGACCATTCCTCTTCCAGCACCCAGCACTCTATAGTCATTACCAAAGACAACATCCCACCTAATTAA